In Burkholderiaceae bacterium DAT-1, the genomic stretch TCTAATTGCAGCACACAAGGTCATTTCGCTGGGTGTGGTGAACGGACGCAATATCTGGAAGACTGATCTGGTGACGACCCTCAACTGGCTGGAGCCGCTGGCCGAGCGTCTGGGGGAGCGCCTGTGGTTGGCGCCATCGTGCTCCTTGCTACATGTGCCCGTCGATCTCGACAGTGAACGAAAGCTGGATGCCGATATCGTCTCGTGGCTGGCATTTGCTCAACAAAAGCTGGTGGAAATCGAGACACTGGCCATTGCCCTGAATCGGGGACGTGCTGCAGTGCAATCGCAGTTGGACGATAACGCCGGCGCCATTGCCTCTCGCCGCAATTCTCCACGTGTACATAATCCAGCCGTGAAGGCTGCGGTGGATGCCATTTCATCTGATCTTGGCCAGCGCACGCGCCCCTATCACGAGCGCGCAGTTGAGCAAGCGGCTCGCCTCAAATTGCCTGCCTTTCCAACCACCACCATTGGTTCCTTCCCGCAAACTGCCGAAATTCGTCACGCACGCAGCGAGTTCAAGGCCGGGCGTTTGGATGAGGCAAGCTATCGGACCGCGATGCGCGCAGAAATCGCCCGCAGCGTGCGAGAGCAAGAGGCGCTGGGACTGGATGTACTGGTGCATGGCGAAGCTGAGCGCAACGATATGGTGGAATATTTCGGCGAGCAGCTCGATGGTTATGCCTTCAGCCAGTTTGGCTGGGTACAGTCCTATGGCTCGCGTTGCGTGAAGCCGCCGATTCTGTTTGGCGATATCAGCCGCCCGCGTGCCATGACGGTCGAGTGGATACAGTATGCGCAATCGCTTACGAACAAGCCAATGAAGGGGATGCTGACCGGCCCGGTAACGATTCTGAACTGGTCCTTTGTCCGCGATGATCAGCCGCGCTCGGTATCGTGCAAACAGCTGGCGCTGGCAATCCGGCAGGAGGTGCTGGATCTCGAGGCGGCTGGAGTCAGTGTGATCCAGATTGATGAAGCGGCGCTGCGTGAAGGTTTACCGCTGCGCAAGTCGCAGTGGCAGGACTATCTCGACTGGGCGGTCGAATCGTTCCGCATCACCGCCAATGGTGTACGCGATGAAACCCAGATTCATACCCATATGTGTTACTCGGAGTTCAATGACATCATCGAATCCATCGCCAGCATGGATGCCGACGTGATCACAATCGAAACCTCGCGCTCGGATATGGAGCTGCTGGATGCCTTCGATCGCTTCAACTATCCCAACGAGATTGGGCCGGGCGTCTACGACATACACTCGCCGAACATTCCGACCGAGGCGGAAATTGTGGTGTTGATGCAGAAGGCTGCCGAGCGCATTCCGGCTGAGCGGCTGTGGGTGAATCCGGATTGTGGCCTGAAAACCCGCCAGTGGCAGGAGGTGATTCCTGCCTTATCCAATCTGGTGAATGCGGCTAAAACGCTGCGTGAAACCGTCGCGGCATAAGCGACTCGGCTGCCCACCCCGGTTGGATGCCGGGGTGGGCGTGCCATTCAGGATTTGGCAGGACTTGTCAGCGTAGAGGAATCGACACGGATGACGGGATAGACATTGAAGCGGTCGTCCCAGGACGGATGGCGGCGCGCAAAAAAGTTCAGGCGGGCTGCCGGGTCTTTGGCAAATGCGGCATCCGTTGCCAGCATCTTCTCGAATTCAGTCTTAATCGCCGGATTGCTGGCCAGCATCTCGCGCGCTACATCTTCGGCTACATAGCTTTCCATGTATTCCTTGCGCTCGAAAGCAGTATTGAACTCGCCCCATTGCAGCAAGGAGTCCGGTGCATCGGGTTCCAGCAGGTGGATGGCAACGCGTGCCAGCGGCTGGCGAATGGGCACGAACAGACTACCCATCGCCAGTGTCCGTGGTTCGGCGATCCAGCGACCGGTGGTGCTGATGCGCTGATGACCCTCAAACGATTCGGGCGTGAACTTCACTGTGCTTGCACGCCAGACTTCACCCATCAGCTCCAGTGGCCGATTCACTACATGGAACTGCACGCCATGCGCTTTTAGCCGTGCCGCAACGCGTGCCGCATAGGCGGGGGGCACCAGATAACCACCCTCCGGTACGCGGACGGAGACATCGGGGACAATGGTGTCACGGAGCGGAACGTGCCAGATTTGCGGTTTGCGATCATCGTAGCGCACCATGATCTGGCCGGAGATATCGGACGGCGTACGCGTGTAGGCATAGCCCTTGAAGTCGATCATTCTGCTCTGTTCGGTGGTCTTGTAAGTGAGCGGCATCATCTGCCCACCCAGGCTGGCGCTGTGCTCATCGGCAGCATGCGCCTGAGTAAGCCATGCATCACCGTGCTCTGCCACTTGGCTCATCACCGACAGGATCGTATTGCGGGTGATGCGCACGCGGGTGCGATAGTCTTTCCAGGAGTGTGTTTCAACCAGAATGGCAAAACGGTTGCGCAGGGGAATATAGCCGGTCGAGAAGCGAGGTGGCGGGACGCCATCGGCAAAGCCTGACGCCGGATTGTCCTCATCTTGAAAGGACATATAGAAGGGGAGTGCCATTGACCCCTGTGTGTTCAGTTGGCCGATGACATTATCGCGAAGAGTTGTGCCACTTGCCCGCATCAGCGCATCGCCCATATGCGAGGGCTCTAGCTGGATGGAGACATCATGCTGGAATTTTGCACCATCGGTGACATGCATATCCACATACACCAGCGGATCCCATTCATTGAGCAGCTTCAGCATGGCCTGCATTTCCGGCGCATCGGCTTTCAGGTAATCGCGGTTCAGGTTGAAATTCTGTGCCGTAGTGCGCCAGCCCATTTCCTCGGGGCCGACCTGATTGGGGCGATTCCAGCGACCAAAGCGCTCATGCCCATCGATATTGAATACCGGCACAAACACGACGACAGCCTTGTCGAGCGCACCCCGCGCGGCAGTGCCGTCCAGCATCTCGCGCAAGGCATAGAAGCCGGCATCCTTGCCATCGATTTCGCCCGCATGGATGCCACCTTGCAGCAACACCACGGGGATGCCCTGTTGCTTGGCCGCTTCAGGGGTTAGTACCCCGCGCGCCGAGGCGACTAAGGCCTTCATGGGTCTACCTTCGGGCGTTTTGCCAAACTCGATGCATTTCACTTTGCCGGAATAATGGGTCGGAAATGCCGAACAGAGATCAATCACCTCCTGATAGCGGCCAGTCTGAACAAATCCGCTACGTTCAGCATGGGTAGATAAGTCTGCCGCAAACAGGCTTGTGATGAGGGCGAAAGGCGCAAAGTGGATCAGAGCGCGGCGCATGGTGCTTTTCCTTTTGATAGACGCGTGAGC encodes the following:
- the metE gene encoding 5-methyltetrahydropteroyltriglutamate--homocysteine S-methyltransferase, with product MVRTHNLGFPRIGARRELKFAQESYWKGQSSLSELKQVGADLRLRHWADQIKLDWVPVGDFSFYDQVLDMSFTLGNLPERVRDFHGDPLDNYFRVARGRSAQSAHEHAHCCGGVAAGEMTKWFDTNYHYIVPEFHAGTTFTLDASQLLAQLAEAQALGVRAKPVIIGPVTYLALGKAKDDSNKLDLLPRLLAVYVELLNTLAEHGIEWVQVDEPLLVTELDLDWQYAFNTAYHQFKACRVKILLATYFGQLRENLYLAANLPVAGIHLDAVNAQSEVLPLLNLIAAHKVISLGVVNGRNIWKTDLVTTLNWLEPLAERLGERLWLAPSCSLLHVPVDLDSERKLDADIVSWLAFAQQKLVEIETLAIALNRGRAAVQSQLDDNAGAIASRRNSPRVHNPAVKAAVDAISSDLGQRTRPYHERAVEQAARLKLPAFPTTTIGSFPQTAEIRHARSEFKAGRLDEASYRTAMRAEIARSVREQEALGLDVLVHGEAERNDMVEYFGEQLDGYAFSQFGWVQSYGSRCVKPPILFGDISRPRAMTVEWIQYAQSLTNKPMKGMLTGPVTILNWSFVRDDQPRSVSCKQLALAIRQEVLDLEAAGVSVIQIDEAALREGLPLRKSQWQDYLDWAVESFRITANGVRDETQIHTHMCYSEFNDIIESIASMDADVITIETSRSDMELLDAFDRFNYPNEIGPGVYDIHSPNIPTEAEIVVLMQKAAERIPAERLWVNPDCGLKTRQWQEVIPALSNLVNAAKTLRETVAA
- a CDS encoding M14 family metallopeptidase, with translation MRRALIHFAPFALITSLFAADLSTHAERSGFVQTGRYQEVIDLCSAFPTHYSGKVKCIEFGKTPEGRPMKALVASARGVLTPEAAKQQGIPVVLLQGGIHAGEIDGKDAGFYALREMLDGTAARGALDKAVVVFVPVFNIDGHERFGRWNRPNQVGPEEMGWRTTAQNFNLNRDYLKADAPEMQAMLKLLNEWDPLVYVDMHVTDGAKFQHDVSIQLEPSHMGDALMRASGTTLRDNVIGQLNTQGSMALPFYMSFQDEDNPASGFADGVPPPRFSTGYIPLRNRFAILVETHSWKDYRTRVRITRNTILSVMSQVAEHGDAWLTQAHAADEHSASLGGQMMPLTYKTTEQSRMIDFKGYAYTRTPSDISGQIMVRYDDRKPQIWHVPLRDTIVPDVSVRVPEGGYLVPPAYAARVAARLKAHGVQFHVVNRPLELMGEVWRASTVKFTPESFEGHQRISTTGRWIAEPRTLAMGSLFVPIRQPLARVAIHLLEPDAPDSLLQWGEFNTAFERKEYMESYVAEDVAREMLASNPAIKTEFEKMLATDAAFAKDPAARLNFFARRHPSWDDRFNVYPVIRVDSSTLTSPAKS